A single genomic interval of Cucumis sativus cultivar 9930 chromosome 7, Cucumber_9930_V3, whole genome shotgun sequence harbors:
- the LOC101216654 gene encoding auxin-responsive protein SAUR40, with translation MDVGLKYFIFCSHGKSSNQAPARSNNQIILIKTERIINWVKKRLQICYYVTMESKNCPKKSNKIREIVKLQQIVKKWKRLANGEKSNSSSNNKLLKINGAWFTDGVPKGYLAVCVGKEMKRFVIPTHYLTHKAFRILLQEAEEEFGFHQQGVLQIPCHVSVFEDILNTVQQQNHNHFASDDNEIIRFCCSPECDLTHHHPPPQICTSLM, from the coding sequence ATGGATGTaggattgaaatattttattttttgctcACATGGGAAATCATCAAACCAAGCACCTGCAAGATCTAACAACCAAATCATACTCATCAAGACAGAAAGAATTATAAATTGGGTGAAGAAGAGGCTTCAAATATGCTATTATGTAACAATGGAATCAAAGAATTGCCCAAAAAagtcaaacaaaataagagAGATTGTAAAGCTTCAACAAATAGtgaagaaatggaagagatTAGCAAATGGTGAAAAGAGcaacagcagcagcaacaacaaGTTGTTAAAGATTAATGGGGCTTGGTTTACAGATGGTGTTCCAAAAGGGTATTTGGCAGTGTGTGTGGGGAAAGAGATGAAGAGATTTGTAATCCCAACACATTACTTAACTCACAAAGCATTCAGAATATTGCTGCAAGAAGCTGAAGAAGAATTTGGTTTTCATCAACAAGGTGTTCTTCAGATTCCATGCCATGTCTCTGTCTTTGAAGATATTCTCAACACTGTTCAACAACAAAACCATAACCATTTTGCTTCTGATGATAATGAAATCATTAGATTCTGTTGCTCTCCTGAATGTGATCTAACTCATCATCATCCTCCTCCTCAAATTTGTACATCACTTATGTGA